One genomic segment of Bradyrhizobium diazoefficiens includes these proteins:
- a CDS encoding caspase family protein: MLRVFSLTFLALLSSMPMAAADPPPADDVATCRDRQAETQARTQACENLLNAERVTGKDKATALLVHGNALITRRDYDKAIEAFSAAIALEPDSALILNSRGIAYERKGQDDLALADYNLALQKRPTYGVPYNNRGVIQLRRGALQSALDDFSLSIKYAPRFLLGWTNRARVRTLTKDFDGALADFAAAEKIDPAAPQIAANRCVTYGLMGKYDQAFADCNQLIERQPKNIYAINNRADVSMMKGDLDAALRDYNAVIQISPNNVRAHSGRGQIYERRKDLAQARADYRSAAYSLTPFDEIDVARARAIARERLAALTPQAPAAAGGRRVALVIGNGAYKNVHALPNPPRDSRLIAGALRDVGFQTVISVNDLTRDKFFEALKSFAEEAEKADWAVVYYAGHGFEIGGVNYLVPVDAKLAADKDAETQAVALEQVIAAVGAARKVRLVMLDACRDNPFAPTMQHTLSLKLVDKGFSNIEPGAGLMVVYAAKHGETAIDGDGGADSPFATALARDIKQPKVEIRKLFDIVRDDVWSATKHEQQPFTYGSPPGREDFYFVAGK, from the coding sequence ATGTTGCGCGTCTTTTCCCTGACCTTCCTTGCTCTGTTGTCATCCATGCCGATGGCTGCGGCCGACCCGCCGCCCGCCGACGACGTCGCGACCTGCCGCGACCGGCAGGCGGAGACGCAAGCGCGAACGCAAGCCTGCGAAAATCTCCTCAATGCCGAGCGCGTCACCGGCAAGGACAAGGCCACGGCGCTGCTTGTGCACGGCAATGCGCTGATCACCAGGCGCGACTATGACAAGGCGATCGAGGCGTTCTCGGCCGCCATCGCGCTCGAGCCGGACAGTGCCCTGATCCTCAATTCGCGCGGCATCGCTTACGAGCGCAAGGGCCAGGACGATCTGGCTTTGGCCGATTACAACCTCGCACTCCAGAAGCGCCCGACTTATGGCGTTCCCTACAACAACCGCGGTGTCATCCAGCTGCGCCGGGGCGCGCTGCAAAGCGCGCTCGACGATTTCAGCCTGTCGATCAAATATGCGCCCAGATTCCTGCTCGGCTGGACCAATCGGGCCCGCGTGCGCACGCTGACGAAAGATTTCGATGGCGCGCTCGCCGATTTCGCCGCGGCCGAGAAGATCGATCCGGCCGCGCCGCAGATCGCGGCCAACCGCTGTGTCACTTACGGCTTGATGGGCAAGTACGACCAGGCCTTTGCCGATTGCAACCAGCTGATCGAGCGGCAGCCAAAGAACATCTACGCGATCAACAACCGCGCCGACGTCAGCATGATGAAGGGCGATCTCGATGCCGCGCTGAGGGACTACAACGCAGTCATCCAGATCAGCCCGAACAATGTTCGCGCGCATTCCGGCCGCGGCCAGATCTACGAGCGGCGGAAAGATCTCGCCCAGGCGAGAGCCGACTACCGTTCGGCGGCCTATTCGCTGACGCCGTTCGACGAGATCGACGTGGCACGCGCCCGCGCCATCGCGCGGGAGCGGCTTGCCGCGCTGACGCCGCAGGCGCCGGCCGCCGCGGGCGGGCGCCGCGTCGCGCTCGTGATCGGCAACGGCGCCTACAAGAACGTCCATGCGCTGCCGAATCCGCCGCGCGACTCCAGGCTGATCGCAGGCGCGCTGCGCGATGTCGGCTTCCAGACCGTGATCTCCGTCAACGATCTCACCCGCGACAAGTTCTTCGAAGCGCTGAAGTCCTTCGCGGAGGAGGCGGAGAAGGCCGACTGGGCCGTGGTCTATTACGCCGGCCACGGCTTTGAGATCGGCGGGGTGAATTACCTCGTCCCCGTCGACGCCAAGCTTGCCGCCGACAAGGACGCCGAGACCCAGGCGGTTGCGCTCGAGCAGGTGATCGCCGCCGTCGGTGCTGCGCGAAAAGTGCGCCTCGTGATGCTGGATGCGTGCCGCGACAATCCGTTCGCGCCGACCATGCAGCACACGCTGTCGCTCAAGCTGGTCGACAAAGGTTTCTCCAACATCGAGCCCGGCGCCGGCTTGATGGTGGTCTACGCCGCCAAGCACGGCGAGACCGCGATCGACGGCGACGGCGGCGCCGACAGCCCCTTCGCCACCGCGCTTGCCCGCGACATCAAGCAGCCGAAGGTCGAGATCCGAAAACTGTTTGACATCGTCCGCGACGATGTCTGGTCCGCGACGAAGCACGAGCAGCAGCCGTTCACCTACGGCTCGCCGCCGGGTCGCGAGGATTTTTATTTCGTGGCGGGGAA
- the msrB gene encoding peptide-methionine (R)-S-oxide reductase MsrB: MPDSKMKPADDKVIKSEEQWRRELTPMQYAVLREKATERPFTGEYEHDHRAGTYVCAGCGNVLFESDAKFDSGCGWPSFTQPAVESHIDEERDVSHGMVRTEVLCSKCSGHLGHVFPDGPGPTGLRYCINSAALKLEPK, encoded by the coding sequence ATGCCCGATAGCAAGATGAAACCCGCCGACGACAAAGTCATTAAGAGTGAGGAACAGTGGCGGCGCGAGCTGACGCCGATGCAGTATGCCGTGCTGCGCGAGAAGGCGACCGAGCGTCCGTTCACCGGCGAGTATGAGCACGACCACCGTGCCGGCACTTATGTCTGCGCCGGCTGCGGCAATGTGCTGTTCGAATCCGACGCCAAGTTCGATTCCGGCTGTGGCTGGCCGAGCTTCACCCAACCCGCTGTCGAGAGCCATATCGACGAGGAGCGCGACGTGAGCCATGGCATGGTTCGCACCGAGGTGCTGTGCTCCAAGTGCAGCGGCCATCTCGGCCATGTCTTCCCTGACGGACCCGGGCCGACCGGCCTGCGCTACTGCATCAACTCGGCGGCGCTGAAGCTTGAGCCGAAATAA
- a CDS encoding DUF3309 family protein, giving the protein MTLGTILIILVIIYLLGGWSGRIGGYGYGMGHSGMGIGGVVLVVLLVLLLLGKL; this is encoded by the coding sequence GTGACGCTTGGGACCATCCTGATCATCCTGGTGATCATCTATCTGCTCGGCGGCTGGTCGGGCCGGATCGGCGGCTATGGCTATGGCATGGGCCATTCCGGCATGGGAATCGGCGGTGTCGTTTTGGTGGTGCTGCTCGTCTTGCTCCTTCTTGGCAAGCTGTAA
- the msrA gene encoding peptide-methionine (S)-S-oxide reductase MsrA, with the protein MLRPLSLFAAAALTLAFAMPSRAAEDAVVIPAPAMDAAPATGIQTAVVAGGCFWGVQGVFQHTAGVINAVSGYAGGTKATADYQTVSSGRTGHAESVEIKYDPKKITYGKILQIYFSVVHDPTQLNRQGPDTGTQYRSAIFTTSDEQKKVAEAYIAQLDGAKVFGKPIVTKISPLEAFYPAEAYHQDYLTLHPNQPYIAYNDLPKVANLKKLFADNYIEKPTLVSASKATN; encoded by the coding sequence TTGCTCCGCCCCCTGTCCCTGTTCGCAGCCGCCGCCCTGACACTGGCCTTCGCCATGCCGTCGCGGGCCGCCGAGGATGCGGTCGTGATCCCCGCTCCCGCCATGGACGCGGCGCCCGCTACCGGGATCCAGACCGCTGTGGTCGCCGGCGGCTGCTTCTGGGGTGTGCAGGGCGTGTTCCAGCACACCGCCGGCGTCATCAACGCGGTCTCCGGCTATGCCGGCGGAACCAAGGCGACCGCGGATTACCAGACCGTCTCGAGCGGCCGGACCGGCCACGCCGAATCGGTCGAGATCAAATACGACCCGAAGAAGATTACTTACGGAAAGATCCTCCAGATCTACTTCTCGGTGGTGCACGACCCGACCCAGCTCAATCGCCAGGGCCCCGACACCGGCACGCAATATCGCTCGGCGATCTTCACGACGTCCGACGAGCAGAAGAAGGTGGCGGAGGCCTACATTGCCCAGCTCGACGGCGCCAAGGTGTTCGGCAAGCCGATCGTGACCAAGATCAGTCCGCTGGAGGCGTTCTACCCGGCGGAGGCCTATCACCAGGATTATCTGACGCTGCACCCGAACCAGCCCTACATCGCCTACAACGATCTTCCGAAGGTCGCGAACCTGAAAAAGCTGTTCGCGGATAACTACATCGAAAAGCCGACGCTGGTCAGTGCCAGCAAGGCCACCAACTGA